One stretch of Candidatus Palauibacter australiensis DNA includes these proteins:
- a CDS encoding gluconate 2-dehydrogenase subunit 3 family protein, with product MRRRRALEIIGVAAGAPLLAPGSAVAEALALGQRIRSVAGPVGGAPPATLTPAQARTVTALAEVIIPPTDTPGASEAGVTAFVDALLTGWLDASDRDRFLAGLDAVDPIARAAHGADFADCTEAQQTDLVARLDEDLDRRRRDPGIDERQTFFYDMKRFTLAGYFTSRPGLRSLGYRIIPGAFEGCVILDQYGAGEGRPGGQRSQQSRSGGQQ from the coding sequence GTGAGACGGCGCAGGGCTCTCGAGATCATCGGTGTGGCAGCGGGCGCACCGCTGCTGGCGCCGGGGAGCGCAGTGGCCGAGGCCCTGGCGCTCGGCCAGCGCATCCGGTCGGTGGCCGGCCCGGTCGGCGGCGCGCCGCCCGCGACGCTCACGCCCGCGCAGGCGCGGACGGTGACGGCGCTCGCCGAGGTCATCATCCCCCCGACGGACACGCCCGGCGCGAGCGAGGCGGGCGTTACCGCATTCGTCGATGCCCTCCTGACCGGTTGGCTGGACGCGTCGGACCGCGACCGTTTCCTCGCCGGCCTGGACGCCGTGGACCCCATCGCCCGGGCAGCCCACGGCGCCGACTTCGCCGACTGCACGGAGGCTCAGCAGACCGACCTCGTGGCGCGGCTGGACGAGGACCTCGACCGCCGCCGCCGCGATCCCGGGATCGACGAGAGGCAGACCTTCTTCTACGACATGAAGCGCTTCACGCTCGCCGGCTACTTCACCTCGCGCCCCGGCCTGCGCTCGCTGGGATACCGGATCATCCCCGGCGCCTTCGAGGGGTGCGTCATCCTCGACCAGTACGGCGCCGGCGAGGGCCGCCCCGGCGGACAGCGCAGCCAGCAAAGCCGTTCCGGAGGGCAGCAGTGA
- a CDS encoding sugar phosphate isomerase/epimerase — MDRRRFVQNSLGAGLLLAGAGRAAPAAARTLARTLPDARTLPEAWGLQLYTVRSLMARDVERTLASVARIGYGEVEFAGYFGRSPAEIRTALEAEGLTAPAAHLSLEELRSSLDEAADAAAEIGHQYLVVPYLGGSERPGNDGATGSALVDGYRRLADEFNALGARCREAGLVFGYHNHDFELEEVDGVRLFDVMIENTDPELVTYEVDFYWLVHAGADPFDYFSRYPGRFELCHVKDRTEDGEMADVGAGVIDFAAIFERSDEAGLIHYFVEHDQPGDPMGSVRASYEHLDALDG, encoded by the coding sequence ATGGACAGACGAAGATTCGTGCAGAACTCGCTCGGCGCCGGCCTGCTCCTCGCCGGCGCCGGACGTGCGGCGCCCGCCGCGGCCCGGACTCTGGCCCGGACCCTCCCCGATGCCCGGACGCTCCCCGAGGCCTGGGGGCTCCAACTCTACACGGTGCGCTCGCTGATGGCGCGCGATGTCGAGCGGACGCTGGCGTCCGTCGCCCGCATCGGCTACGGCGAGGTGGAGTTCGCCGGCTACTTCGGCCGCTCCCCGGCCGAGATCCGGACCGCGCTCGAAGCGGAAGGCCTCACCGCCCCCGCGGCTCACCTGTCGCTCGAAGAACTCCGGTCGAGCTTGGATGAGGCCGCCGACGCGGCGGCCGAGATCGGACACCAGTACCTCGTCGTCCCCTACCTCGGGGGTTCCGAGCGGCCGGGCAACGACGGCGCCACGGGATCGGCCCTCGTCGATGGATACCGCCGGCTCGCGGACGAGTTCAACGCGCTCGGGGCGCGCTGCCGCGAGGCCGGGCTCGTCTTCGGCTACCACAACCACGACTTCGAACTCGAGGAGGTGGACGGCGTTCGTCTCTTCGACGTCATGATCGAGAACACGGACCCCGAACTCGTCACCTACGAGGTCGACTTCTACTGGCTCGTGCACGCGGGCGCCGATCCGTTCGACTACTTCAGCCGGTATCCCGGTCGCTTCGAACTCTGCCACGTGAAGGACCGCACGGAGGATGGCGAGATGGCGGACGTGGGCGCGGGCGTCATCGACTTCGCGGCGATCTTCGAGCGCTCGGACGAGGCGGGGCTCATCCACTACTTCGTCGAGCACGACCAGCCGGGCGATCCGATGGGGTCGGTGCGCGCGAGCTACGAGCACCTCGACGCGCTCGATGGCTGA
- a CDS encoding GMC family oxidoreductase, with protein MSGRAAPAVPRRQEVWDAIVVGSGITGGWAAKELTELGLRTLVLEAGPMIIPERDYTEHVPPYRMPYRGWNDRKALAAEQPVQRECYACDEMGRQFFVNDIENPY; from the coding sequence GTGAGTGGCCGGGCCGCCCCGGCGGTTCCCCGCCGGCAGGAGGTGTGGGACGCGATCGTCGTCGGCTCGGGGATCACCGGCGGCTGGGCCGCGAAGGAACTCACCGAACTCGGCCTCCGCACGCTCGTGCTCGAGGCGGGGCCCATGATCATCCCGGAGCGGGACTACACCGAGCACGTGCCGCCGTACCGCATGCCGTACCGCGGCTGGAACGACCGCAAGGCGCTCGCCGCCGAGCAGCCCGTGCAGCGCGAGTGCTATGCCTGCGACGAGATGGGCCGGCAGTTCTTCGTCAACGACATCGAGAACCCCTAC
- a CDS encoding TIM barrel protein, with translation MADPAPPRDRKPVSRRDALRATGAASLGLLVGGRANSAAALAGGARASGRGAPGARRSANAITQSVARWCFEEIPLVPFCRGVADIGLTAMDLLTVEEWPVAHDHGLTVSCGDVAAGTIEDGLNEAKNHAGIIGAFERHIPHAARVAVPNVICFFGNRRGMEDGVGIENSIACLEACAPIAESEGVTILVEVLNSKSGGHVDYIGDRMDYALEIIRAVDSPRVKILYDIYHMQIMEGDIIRTLTDASPWIGHYHTGGVPGRAEIDDTQELNYPPIVQAIADAGFEGFMAHEFIPRSGDPLHSLREAVELCAL, from the coding sequence ATGGCTGATCCGGCCCCGCCCCGGGACCGGAAACCGGTCAGCCGCCGGGACGCCCTGCGCGCGACCGGCGCCGCCTCGCTCGGTCTGCTTGTCGGCGGCAGGGCGAACTCCGCGGCGGCGCTCGCCGGCGGGGCCCGAGCGTCGGGTCGCGGTGCACCGGGCGCCCGCCGGTCCGCCAACGCCATCACGCAGTCCGTGGCGCGCTGGTGCTTCGAGGAGATTCCCCTCGTCCCCTTCTGCCGGGGCGTGGCCGACATCGGTCTCACCGCGATGGACCTGCTCACGGTCGAGGAATGGCCGGTCGCCCACGACCACGGTCTCACGGTCTCGTGCGGCGACGTGGCGGCCGGGACGATCGAGGACGGCCTCAACGAGGCGAAGAACCACGCCGGCATCATCGGGGCCTTCGAGCGCCACATCCCGCACGCCGCGCGCGTCGCGGTCCCCAACGTCATCTGCTTCTTCGGCAACCGCCGCGGGATGGAGGACGGCGTCGGGATCGAGAACTCCATCGCCTGCCTCGAGGCGTGCGCTCCCATCGCCGAGTCCGAGGGTGTCACGATCCTCGTCGAGGTCCTCAACTCGAAATCCGGCGGACACGTCGACTACATCGGCGACCGCATGGACTACGCGCTCGAGATCATCCGGGCCGTCGACTCACCCCGCGTGAAGATCCTCTACGACATCTATCACATGCAGATCATGGAGGGCGACATCATCCGCACGCTCACGGATGCGAGCCCCTGGATCGGCCACTACCACACCGGCGGCGTCCCCGGGCGGGCCGAGATCGACGACACGCAGGAACTGAACTATCCCCCGATCGTTCAGGCGATCGCGGACGCGGGCTTCGAGGGCTTCATGGCCCACGAGTTCATCCCCCGGAGCGGCGACCCCCTGCACTCGCTGCGCGAAGCCGTGGAGCTGTGCGCCCTCTAG